The following are from one region of the Ignavibacteriota bacterium genome:
- a CDS encoding Lrp/AsnC family transcriptional regulator — translation MLDELDLKILRTLQQNGRTKRNELADQVQLSVPSVSERLKKLEDNKIIEGYYTKVKRQTFGYDILAFILVMMDSSKHYKDLIKNVDKHPNILECHSVLGEGSHLLKVLVKNTEALEKLLSEIQTWPGVTGTKTTYVLSTIKETTAINIQ, via the coding sequence ATGTTAGACGAATTAGATCTTAAAATTTTAAGAACTCTTCAGCAAAATGGAAGAACCAAACGAAATGAACTCGCTGATCAAGTTCAGCTTTCAGTTCCTTCGGTTAGCGAAAGACTCAAGAAACTTGAAGATAACAAAATTATTGAGGGTTATTATACAAAGGTCAAAAGACAAACTTTCGGTTATGATATTCTTGCATTCATTCTGGTGATGATGGATTCTTCAAAGCATTACAAAGATTTGATCAAGAACGTGGATAAACATCCGAATATTCTTGAATGTCATTCAGTATTGGGGGAAGGCTCTCATCTTTTAAAAGTGCTTGTCAAGAATACTGAGGCACTTGAAAAGCTGCTTAGTGAAATTCAAACCTGGCCCGGTGTTACGGGAACAAAAACCACGTACGTGCTCTCTACAATAAAAGAAACAACAGCAATTAATATTCAATAA
- a CDS encoding NAD-dependent epimerase/dehydratase family protein, with protein sequence MNKPILVTGGAGFIGSHIVDLFDKKNIDYMVLDNLSAGSIANIPTAVSRNQFIEGDVKDHELIKKLINSSSMVIHLASIVGVKNVLANPLETIETNINSLKQIAYHCSLEKIPLIYFSTSLVYSSTVEKKDLFNEELELHGLGLHPVSIYVTTKKTGELICEYYRERMGLQYIIIRPFNLIGVRQKSESGMVVPSFVKSALESNTINIYGNGQQSRTFSDVKTAVKLFWELINKKNTYNKIYNLATTENPVTILELAEKIKNLLNNNIQINFIPIGEIYGSSYRDVEFRLPSLAKLKKVVQVWEEKKLEEILTEIINDEKLKLVLNIS encoded by the coding sequence ATGAATAAACCAATTTTAGTGACAGGAGGTGCAGGATTCATTGGAAGTCATATTGTTGATTTATTTGATAAGAAAAACATTGATTATATGGTTCTGGATAATTTGTCGGCTGGCAGTATTGCAAACATTCCAACTGCAGTATCAAGAAATCAATTCATTGAAGGAGATGTCAAAGATCACGAGTTAATTAAAAAATTAATAAACTCTTCTTCCATGGTAATTCATCTTGCCAGCATTGTGGGAGTAAAAAATGTTTTGGCAAATCCACTTGAAACAATCGAAACAAATATTAATTCACTTAAACAAATCGCTTATCATTGTTCATTAGAAAAAATCCCACTGATTTATTTTTCTACCTCCCTTGTTTATTCTTCAACTGTTGAAAAGAAAGATTTATTTAATGAAGAATTAGAACTGCATGGTCTTGGACTACATCCAGTTTCAATTTATGTAACGACAAAAAAAACCGGAGAATTAATTTGTGAATATTACAGAGAGCGAATGGGATTACAGTATATAATTATAAGACCTTTCAACCTCATTGGTGTTAGGCAAAAAAGTGAATCCGGAATGGTAGTTCCATCCTTTGTAAAATCAGCACTTGAGAGTAATACTATTAATATTTATGGAAACGGTCAACAAAGCAGGACATTCAGCGATGTTAAAACAGCAGTTAAATTATTCTGGGAATTGATAAACAAAAAAAATACTTACAACAAAATTTATAATCTTGCCACAACAGAAAATCCAGTCACAATTCTAGAACTTGCTGAAAAAATCAAAAACTTGCTTAATAACAACATTCAAATAAATTTTATTCCAATCGGTGAAATTTATGGTTCTTCCTACCGGGATGTTGAATTCCGTTTACCTTCATTAGCAAAACTGAAAAAAGTTGTACAGGTTTGGGAAGAGAAGAAACTTGAAGAAATCCTTACTGAAATTATCAATGATGAAAAACTAAAATTAGTTTTGAATATTTCTTAG
- a CDS encoding PorV/PorQ family protein, giving the protein MKKFIIIFIFLTAASAFGQSKIGSTAAPFLNIGVGPRAISMGGAFTATANDISALYWNPAGASRSSTNEAIFAHSTWFADINYEWAAAMVKLGDAGTVGLNLTYLNYGEMEITTLAEQDGTGQMFSANDLSLGLTYAYNLTDRFSLGGTVKYVQQKIWNSSASAFAVDLGVLFLSDIYGLRIAATITNFGTGMRMDGQDLLVQHDIDPNNYGNNDQILASLRTDEFPLPLTFRIGLAMDVVNIEQHRLTLAVDALHPNDNDESINIGGEYMFNNLIAFRLGYKSLFLSNSEEGFTAGVGLNYDFASDFGVRVDYAYQDFGVLDYTQHFSLGVKF; this is encoded by the coding sequence ATGAAAAAGTTTATAATAATATTTATTTTTCTCACTGCTGCATCTGCATTTGGTCAATCAAAAATAGGATCAACTGCAGCTCCATTTTTGAATATAGGTGTTGGTCCACGTGCAATTTCGATGGGTGGAGCTTTTACTGCTACTGCAAATGACATCAGTGCTTTGTATTGGAATCCAGCTGGTGCTTCACGAAGCAGCACGAATGAAGCAATCTTCGCTCATTCAACCTGGTTTGCCGATATTAATTATGAATGGGCTGCGGCTATGGTAAAACTCGGAGATGCTGGAACAGTTGGATTAAACCTGACTTATCTTAATTATGGTGAAATGGAAATTACAACACTTGCCGAACAGGATGGCACAGGACAAATGTTCTCAGCTAATGATCTTTCACTTGGATTGACTTACGCATATAATCTTACAGACAGATTCTCACTCGGTGGAACTGTGAAATATGTTCAACAAAAAATATGGAACAGCTCAGCCAGTGCATTCGCAGTTGATTTAGGTGTATTGTTCTTATCCGATATTTATGGATTAAGAATCGCTGCAACCATTACAAACTTTGGAACCGGTATGAGGATGGATGGACAGGATCTGCTTGTTCAACATGATATCGATCCTAACAACTATGGCAACAACGATCAAATACTCGCCTCTCTGAGAACAGATGAATTCCCGCTACCATTGACTTTCAGGATCGGTCTGGCGATGGATGTAGTAAATATTGAACAACATCGGCTTACACTTGCAGTCGATGCATTGCACCCGAATGACAATGATGAATCAATAAATATTGGTGGTGAATATATGTTCAATAACCTTATTGCATTCAGATTAGGTTATAAGTCACTATTTCTTTCTAACTCCGAAGAAGGGTTTACGGCAGGTGTAGGATTGAATTATGATTTCGCGAGTGACTTCGGTGTAAGAGTAGATTATGCTTATCAGGATTTTGGTGTACTTGACTATACACAGCATTTTTCTTTAGGGGTTAAATTTTGA
- the glnA gene encoding type I glutamate--ammonia ligase, translated as MAKSPGAIDNVLSFIKTKKIKFVDLKFMDFPGQWQHFTVPVSQFNADSFVDGYGFDGSSIRGWKAINESDMLIIPDPDTLFFDPFIESPTASLICDVFEPATKEKYSRCPRNIAQKAEAHLKSTGIADTVYYGPEAEFFIFDDVRFDSKPNGSYYHVDSIEGRWNTGREENPNLGYKPRYKEGYFPVPPTDALMDLRNAMVNNLIDCGIDVEAQHHEVASGGQCEIDLRFTPLVKAADQLLMFKYIVKNTAKKWNKTVTYMPKPIQGDNGSGMHVHTSLWKKGKPLFAGPGYAGLSDDALYFIGGLLKHAASLCAFANPTTNSYKRLVPGFEAPVNLAYSQRNRSAAVRIPMYSTNPKSKRVEFRCPDPSANPYLAFSAMLMAGLDGIINRIDPGEPLDKDIYDMPPEELKNVPSTPGSLNEAIKSLANDHEYLLKGDVFTEDVIETWIKYKIEKEIKPMALQPHPFEFGMYYDV; from the coding sequence ATGGCAAAATCTCCGGGCGCTATTGATAATGTGCTCAGTTTTATCAAAACAAAAAAAATCAAATTTGTTGATTTAAAATTCATGGACTTTCCAGGACAGTGGCAGCATTTCACTGTTCCTGTAAGTCAGTTTAATGCAGACTCATTTGTTGATGGATACGGCTTCGATGGCTCATCGATTAGAGGATGGAAAGCAATAAACGAAAGTGATATGCTTATTATTCCTGATCCGGATACATTATTCTTTGATCCATTCATCGAATCACCAACTGCAAGTTTAATTTGTGACGTATTCGAACCAGCCACAAAAGAAAAATATTCGCGCTGCCCAAGGAACATTGCACAGAAAGCCGAAGCTCATCTTAAATCAACAGGTATTGCTGATACAGTTTACTATGGTCCTGAAGCAGAGTTTTTCATTTTTGATGATGTGAGATTCGATTCAAAGCCAAATGGAAGTTATTATCACGTTGATTCGATTGAGGGAAGATGGAATACAGGAAGAGAAGAAAATCCAAACCTTGGATACAAACCAAGATATAAAGAAGGTTATTTTCCTGTCCCACCGACAGATGCATTAATGGATTTAAGAAATGCAATGGTTAATAATTTAATTGATTGCGGAATCGATGTAGAAGCTCAGCATCACGAAGTAGCCAGTGGCGGTCAATGCGAAATAGATTTACGTTTCACTCCTCTTGTCAAAGCTGCAGATCAACTTTTAATGTTCAAATACATTGTTAAAAACACGGCAAAGAAATGGAACAAAACTGTAACCTACATGCCCAAACCCATACAGGGAGATAACGGAAGCGGAATGCATGTTCATACCAGCTTATGGAAAAAAGGAAAACCATTATTCGCTGGTCCCGGTTATGCTGGATTAAGTGATGATGCACTTTATTTCATCGGAGGATTATTAAAACATGCGGCTTCACTTTGTGCTTTTGCTAATCCAACAACTAATTCATACAAAAGATTAGTCCCTGGATTTGAAGCTCCGGTTAATCTTGCCTATTCACAGAGAAACAGGAGTGCTGCTGTAAGGATTCCAATGTATTCAACAAATCCGAAATCAAAACGGGTTGAATTCCGTTGTCCTGATCCTTCAGCAAATCCTTATCTTGCTTTTTCTGCAATGCTGATGGCAGGTTTGGATGGAATAATTAATAGAATTGATCCCGGTGAACCTTTGGATAAAGATATTTACGATATGCCACCTGAAGAATTAAAAAATGTTCCATCAACGCCGGGAAGTTTGAATGAAGCAATCAAATCTTTAGCAAATGATCATGAATATTTATTAAAAGGAGATGTGTTTACAGAAGATGTGATTGAAACATGGATAAAGTATAAAATTGAAAAAGAAATAAAACCGATGGCATTGCAGCCTCATCCATTTGAGTTTGGAATGTATTACGACGTTTAG
- a CDS encoding glycosyltransferase, whose translation MNKATVIAAFYNKIDYLKLVLAGFERQTTKEFELIIADDGSAENVVLEINKLKSHYTFPIKHTWQEDKGFRKNKILNKAITESETDYLIFIDADCIPHRGFVEGHLRFAEKLTSLAGRRVNLSQKITNQLTQENIRNGFLEGNFIKLILDSMFGHSIDVEKGLYFSNKFILNHFNKKSRGLLGCNFSLFKNDVIKINGFDERYEAPSIGEDSDIQFRLELSGVKIKSINHVAVQYHLYHKLLERPQQNLTLFEEVKKNKSAFTPFGLVK comes from the coding sequence ATGAATAAAGCCACAGTTATTGCGGCATTTTATAACAAGATCGATTACCTGAAACTTGTTCTTGCAGGTTTTGAAAGACAAACTACAAAAGAGTTCGAACTTATAATTGCAGACGATGGTTCAGCAGAAAATGTAGTTCTGGAGATTAACAAGTTGAAGTCACATTATACCTTTCCTATAAAACACACCTGGCAGGAAGATAAAGGATTCAGAAAAAATAAAATTTTGAATAAAGCAATTACTGAATCTGAAACTGATTATTTAATTTTTATTGATGCTGATTGTATTCCTCATCGTGGGTTTGTAGAAGGGCATTTAAGATTTGCTGAAAAATTAACTTCTCTTGCGGGGCGTCGTGTAAATCTTTCACAAAAAATTACAAACCAGCTTACCCAAGAAAATATTCGAAATGGATTTCTGGAGGGTAATTTCATCAAACTTATTTTAGATAGTATGTTTGGTCATTCAATCGATGTTGAAAAAGGTCTTTACTTTTCAAATAAATTCATTCTGAATCACTTTAACAAAAAAAGCAGAGGTTTGCTCGGTTGTAATTTTTCGTTGTTCAAAAATGATGTGATTAAAATAAACGGTTTCGATGAAAGATATGAAGCCCCATCAATTGGAGAAGATTCGGATATTCAGTTCAGACTCGAACTCTCCGGTGTAAAAATTAAATCAATAAATCATGTAGCAGTTCAATATCACCTTTATCATAAATTACTGGAAAGACCGCAGCAGAATCTCACGCTTTTTGAAGAAGTTAAAAAAAACAAATCAGCATTTACTCCTTTCGGGTTGGTAAAGTAA
- a CDS encoding T9SS type A sorting domain-containing protein has translation MKIFLTYLLFLLFSFSIAAQEAVIYHVVPPDYTNTPGNAGFLSQFSTSARTYQLLMHESVLAPILNKQIYAVSWRLPASASANWPAADVTFNNYDFYLGQSVDPTNMSLTDFSTNFVGSKKLVRSGSLTVLANSYTFGNTPNNWGPEMTFIVDSMYVYTGGNLLIELRQDGFTGTSRSLDALGTSTTGYGTLFRACWGNGYAANSGSQGNFSIPRITADDPVPVELTSFVAFVSGRDVILQWVTATELNNSGFQIERRTSETEYEAIGFIAGSGTTTEQRSYLFSDVKVPDGNYLYRLKQIDFNGQFNFSYEIEVEVNAPIVYSLEQNYPNPFNPSTVINYSIAEASLVKIAVYNLLGQEVALIVNEVKEAGQHSINFDASGLTSGAYFYTIETPFFKQTRKMLLAK, from the coding sequence ATGAAAATCTTTCTTACTTATTTACTCTTCTTATTATTTTCTTTTTCTATAGCAGCTCAAGAGGCTGTTATTTACCATGTAGTTCCTCCGGATTATACAAACACACCGGGGAATGCTGGATTTCTTAGTCAATTTTCAACCTCGGCAAGAACCTATCAGTTATTGATGCATGAGAGTGTACTTGCCCCAATACTTAATAAACAGATTTATGCGGTGAGTTGGAGACTCCCGGCCTCTGCATCAGCTAACTGGCCTGCTGCAGATGTTACTTTTAATAATTATGATTTTTATCTTGGTCAAAGTGTTGACCCAACGAATATGAGTCTAACAGATTTTTCGACGAATTTTGTAGGCTCTAAGAAACTGGTGAGATCTGGCAGCTTAACCGTACTTGCTAATTCATATACATTCGGGAATACTCCAAACAACTGGGGACCGGAAATGACTTTCATTGTTGACAGTATGTATGTTTACACAGGTGGAAATCTGTTAATTGAACTTCGTCAAGATGGTTTTACGGGAACATCCAGAAGCCTGGATGCTTTAGGTACCTCGACAACCGGGTATGGGACTTTATTCAGAGCTTGCTGGGGTAACGGATATGCAGCAAATTCCGGTTCTCAAGGTAATTTCTCTATACCGCGGATTACAGCAGATGATCCAGTTCCAGTAGAGCTGACATCCTTTGTTGCATTTGTAAGTGGAAGAGATGTAATTCTTCAATGGGTTACGGCAACAGAATTAAATAATTCCGGTTTCCAGATCGAAAGAAGAACTTCGGAAACAGAGTATGAAGCAATTGGATTTATAGCTGGTTCTGGAACTACGACAGAGCAAAGAAGCTATTTGTTCAGTGATGTAAAAGTTCCTGACGGTAATTATTTATATCGACTGAAGCAAATTGATTTTAATGGTCAGTTTAATTTCAGTTATGAGATTGAAGTGGAAGTTAATGCACCGATTGTTTATTCACTTGAACAAAACTATCCAAATCCATTTAATCCATCAACAGTAATTAATTACAGCATAGCAGAAGCAAGCCTGGTTAAGATTGCAGTTTATAATCTTCTCGGTCAGGAAGTTGCGCTGATCGTTAATGAAGTTAAAGAAGCAGGACAGCATAGCATTAACTTCGATGCTTCCGGATTAACAAGTGGTGCTTATTTCTATACGATAGAGACACCATTCTTCAAACAAACAAGAAAAATGCTTCTGGCAAAATAA
- a CDS encoding undecaprenyl/decaprenyl-phosphate alpha-N-acetylglucosaminyl 1-phosphate transferase: MSDSDLIILLIFLALPITYLLTNLVKIISNKIGFVNHPNPIVETHKIPIAYGGGIAIGITAIMFLIFQSTNISAALKYLLILLPIIVVGILDDIFRFKSFIKLLLQIFSSLPFVIFYIDVQFYFAITALFLILAAQNSWNLIDIMDGLLAGISTIVFISAAIILQPFADLNFYSNLSLFIGLSVLGFRFLNKYPAKIFLGETGSLLLGSLFAFTVIITFLINPITAGYVFLLGSIPLFELVFLIIVRTKKGILFYKGSPDHFALRLLEKGFEVKRINRIVLSICFFHSLIIVLSNFFLPSEYFFVCGNITLFFGITAYNYLKSLPVRKMRVDN; the protein is encoded by the coding sequence ATGTCAGATTCTGATTTAATAATTCTGTTAATTTTTCTTGCTCTACCAATAACATATCTATTGACGAATCTTGTTAAAATCATATCAAATAAAATTGGTTTTGTAAATCATCCAAATCCAATTGTAGAAACTCATAAAATTCCAATCGCTTACGGAGGAGGAATAGCAATTGGTATAACTGCAATAATGTTTTTAATTTTTCAATCAACAAATATATCAGCAGCACTAAAGTATTTATTAATATTATTACCAATAATTGTAGTTGGAATATTAGATGATATCTTCCGGTTCAAATCATTTATAAAATTATTACTTCAGATATTTTCAAGTTTACCCTTTGTTATTTTTTATATTGATGTTCAGTTTTATTTCGCCATTACTGCCTTATTTCTGATTTTAGCTGCTCAGAATTCCTGGAATCTCATAGATATAATGGACGGTCTTCTTGCAGGAATTTCAACTATTGTTTTCATCTCCGCTGCGATCATTCTACAACCGTTCGCAGATTTAAATTTTTACTCAAATCTTTCATTGTTTATTGGTTTAAGTGTACTTGGTTTCAGATTTTTAAATAAATATCCGGCGAAAATATTCTTAGGCGAGACTGGAAGTTTACTTCTCGGAAGCCTGTTTGCATTCACTGTCATAATTACTTTTTTAATTAATCCGATAACTGCAGGTTACGTATTTCTTCTGGGAAGCATTCCGCTGTTTGAACTTGTTTTTTTAATAATAGTTAGAACTAAAAAAGGCATACTTTTTTATAAAGGAAGCCCGGATCACTTTGCATTAAGGCTGCTTGAAAAAGGTTTTGAAGTAAAAAGAATAAACAGGATTGTACTGTCAATCTGTTTTTTTCACTCACTCATAATTGTTTTATCAAATTTTTTCTTGCCATCTGAATATTTTTTCGTTTGCGGAAACATCACTTTATTTTTTGGTATCACAGCTTATAATTATTTAAAATCTTTACCTGTAAGGAAAATGAGGGTTGACAACTAA
- a CDS encoding T9SS type A sorting domain-containing protein, whose translation MKKLLYMSFLLLLTGLTFAQPKNILVNWECNMEIEILSGRFNTSDTVAARGNFNGWGRHDLVASTLDPNLYVSEVPDTVFDAEVGDTIITGYKFFYTPSNWEGGSDRRYILTQDDYNNGSAVISRAFNDGTLQTVTNQPTDVTFTVDCNNAVSAINGQPFPAINTVHMAGGTPPLQWPDLGWPDAQIDRMIPMYDDGTHGDLTASDKIFTAVVTFPAYTIFEIQYKYGINYGDAVNNGGGNDNENAIGANHVIDLFALAWAVQVDNVFGTMGNHTFTTDVKDPSGSTPIAYSLDQNFPNPFNPSTKITYSIPAEGFVSLDVYNSIGQKVASLVNESKTAGTYTVNFDASDLTSGIYFYKISSGSFTETKKMILLK comes from the coding sequence ATGAAAAAATTGCTCTACATGTCATTTTTGCTCTTGTTAACGGGCTTAACATTTGCCCAGCCCAAGAACATTCTCGTTAACTGGGAATGTAATATGGAAATTGAAATTCTCTCTGGCAGATTTAATACTTCAGATACTGTTGCAGCAAGAGGTAATTTCAATGGATGGGGTCGTCATGACCTTGTTGCCAGTACGCTGGATCCGAACCTTTACGTAAGCGAAGTACCTGATACAGTGTTTGATGCAGAAGTAGGTGACACGATTATTACCGGGTATAAGTTTTTCTACACACCAAGCAACTGGGAAGGTGGATCTGATAGAAGATATATCCTGACTCAGGACGATTACAATAATGGTTCAGCAGTAATCTCACGTGCTTTTAATGATGGAACATTACAAACTGTTACAAATCAACCAACGGATGTTACATTTACCGTTGATTGTAATAATGCCGTATCAGCTATCAATGGTCAGCCATTCCCTGCTATTAATACAGTTCATATGGCTGGTGGTACTCCTCCTTTACAATGGCCTGATTTAGGTTGGCCGGATGCACAGATTGATAGAATGATTCCAATGTACGATGATGGTACTCACGGTGATCTTACAGCAAGCGATAAAATTTTTACTGCGGTTGTTACATTCCCGGCTTACACTATATTCGAAATTCAGTACAAATATGGTATAAACTATGGTGACGCAGTTAACAATGGCGGTGGCAATGACAACGAAAATGCGATTGGCGCTAACCACGTTATTGATTTATTTGCTTTAGCTTGGGCTGTCCAAGTTGATAATGTGTTTGGAACTATGGGGAATCATACATTCACAACTGATGTAAAGGATCCTTCAGGTTCAACCCCGATTGCTTATTCTCTTGATCAGAATTTCCCGAATCCGTTCAATCCATCAACGAAAATTACTTACAGCATTCCTGCTGAGGGATTTGTTTCACTTGATGTTTACAATTCAATCGGACAGAAAGTTGCTTCATTAGTAAATGAATCAAAGACGGCTGGAACTTACACAGTTAACTTTGATGCTTCTGATCTCACAAGTGGAATTTATTTCTACAAGATTAGTTCCGGCAGCTTCACCGAAACAAAGAAGATGATTTTATTGAAGTAA
- a CDS encoding carbamoyltransferase — MYILGISAYYHDSAACIVKDGIILAAAQEERFSRKKHDHRFPHHAIKFCLDYSGIKADELNLVAFYDKPFLKFERLLETYLTFAPIGIKSFIKAMPLWIKEKLWMKELIKKELGYEGKIIFPEHHESHAASAFFPSPFNEAAILTMDGVGEWTTSSYGIGRGSSIELWADIKFPHSLGLLYSAFTYYTGFKVNSGEYKVMGLAPYGEPKYKKLIYDHLINVKDDGSFRMNMKYFDYCAGLTMTNNKFHKLFGGLPRVPETKLTQKDMDLARSLQEVTEEIVLKMGYHVHKETGMKNLVLAGGVALNCVVNGKLLREGPFENIWIQPAAGDAGGALGAALVGWHCYLGNPRVTDNKTDSQQGSYLGPEFNEDYIQSFIQSFNLPAKKIQDDELIKITSKLIAEEKVVGWFDGRMEFGPRALGARSILGDARSSKMQALMNIKIKFREGFRPFAPSVLYEKVSEYFEFEKESPYMLQVADVKKNRRIKMKDDEEKLWGIDKLNVVRSDIPAITHVDYSARLQTVHKDTNPRYYKLIEQFEKDTGCAVIINTSFNVRGEPIVCTPEDAYRCFMRTNIDYLVLGNYLLAKENQKPLEKDVDWKKEFALD, encoded by the coding sequence ATTTACATACTTGGCATCTCAGCTTACTATCACGACAGTGCTGCCTGCATTGTGAAAGATGGAATCATTTTGGCCGCAGCACAGGAAGAACGCTTTTCAAGAAAAAAGCATGACCATCGTTTTCCACATCATGCAATAAAATTTTGTTTGGATTATTCAGGTATCAAAGCTGATGAACTTAACCTTGTAGCGTTTTATGATAAGCCATTCTTAAAATTTGAACGGCTGCTTGAAACTTATCTCACTTTTGCTCCGATCGGTATAAAATCTTTCATTAAAGCAATGCCATTATGGATAAAAGAAAAATTGTGGATGAAAGAACTGATCAAAAAAGAATTAGGTTATGAAGGTAAAATTATTTTTCCTGAACATCACGAATCTCATGCAGCATCCGCATTCTTTCCATCACCATTTAATGAAGCTGCAATACTTACAATGGACGGTGTTGGTGAATGGACAACCAGCAGCTATGGAATTGGGCGAGGAAGTTCAATTGAACTTTGGGCTGATATAAAATTTCCTCACTCACTGGGACTTCTATATTCTGCATTTACTTATTACACAGGTTTTAAAGTTAATTCCGGCGAATACAAAGTAATGGGGCTTGCACCATACGGTGAACCAAAGTATAAAAAATTAATTTATGATCATTTAATTAATGTTAAAGATGATGGTTCATTCAGAATGAATATGAAGTATTTTGATTATTGTGCTGGGCTAACGATGACTAACAATAAATTTCATAAACTTTTTGGCGGTCTGCCACGAGTTCCGGAAACCAAGCTCACTCAGAAAGATATGGACCTTGCCCGTTCTCTTCAGGAAGTTACAGAAGAGATAGTTTTGAAGATGGGATATCATGTTCACAAAGAAACGGGAATGAAAAATTTAGTTCTTGCAGGTGGGGTTGCACTTAACTGTGTTGTCAATGGAAAACTTTTGCGTGAAGGTCCTTTTGAAAATATCTGGATTCAACCTGCTGCAGGAGATGCTGGAGGTGCACTTGGTGCTGCTCTTGTTGGATGGCATTGTTATCTCGGAAACCCGCGCGTAACTGATAATAAAACTGATTCTCAGCAAGGTTCATATCTTGGACCGGAATTCAACGAGGATTACATTCAGTCGTTCATCCAATCATTCAATCTTCCCGCAAAAAAAATTCAGGACGATGAACTTATAAAAATAACGTCAAAACTTATTGCAGAGGAAAAAGTTGTGGGCTGGTTTGATGGAAGGATGGAGTTTGGACCACGTGCACTTGGTGCACGTTCAATTCTCGGTGATGCACGCTCTTCGAAAATGCAGGCGTTGATGAATATAAAAATCAAATTCAGAGAAGGATTCAGACCATTTGCACCGTCAGTACTTTATGAAAAAGTTAGTGAATACTTTGAGTTTGAAAAAGAAAGCCCTTACATGCTTCAAGTAGCAGATGTCAAAAAAAACCGAAGAATTAAAATGAAAGATGATGAAGAAAAACTTTGGGGAATTGATAAATTGAATGTTGTTCGTTCAGATATTCCTGCTATTACTCATGTTGATTATTCTGCCAGACTTCAGACAGTTCATAAAGATACTAATCCGCGTTACTATAAATTGATTGAACAGTTTGAAAAAGATACAGGTTGTGCAGTGATAATAAATACTTCGTTCAATGTAAGAGGTGAACCGATTGTTTGCACACCGGAAGACGCGTACAGGTGTTTTATGAGAACGAATATTGATTATCTTGTCCTCGGTAATTATCTGCTTGCAAAAGAAAATCAAAAACCTCTTGAAAAAGATGTTGATTGGAAAAAAGAATTTGCATTGGATTAA